ACCCAGCAAAGCCTTACTTTAACCATTCTGCTTTACTTAGGCTCATATCTTGTATCAAACAATGAgaaattgtgatttttttcatgttatgaCCTTAAGTTCCCCATCCACATGTCAGCAATTCAGCTTTATCTAAGGTTATGTATACAATGCATTACAGGCCATAATGTCTTTTCTCACTGCCTCAATCAAATTCCTTTTGGCCTTCATCTGGCCTCGAGCCCCTTCAATTTGGATCAAGTCACTCCTCCTTATCAGGAGATTCCTAAATTAAGCCAAACAGTGGTTTAAAGCTCGCATCCCAAACCCCAAGAATCCATTAGATTCATTGCCCTTCTATGTTTTTTCTCCTAAATTTTCTCACTTACAGAAGAAATAATCAAGATTTTCCACCTTAGTTCCATAATCAAAACCTAAGTTCATCTCCTAATAACCCTaaaaaagaacacaaaaaattGAACGAAACGCAGGAACCGACCTGTTGAAAGCTTTTGACAGTCTTTCCAATGCTGCGGCCGACCTCCGGCAACTTCTTGGGGCCGAAAACGAGTGCTGCGACGCCGGCGATGACGACAAGCTCCGGCACGCCGAGACCAAACAAGCAGGTACAGGTAAGACGCTTCTGGGTTCGGATTCGGGTCCGGCTCCGAGCCACAACCAGAGACTTGGGGTTGAAAAAATTGGAGTgagaagaagagaaggagagGGTTTGCGTGGGTTTTGGAATTGAAGAGAGATAGAGGGCGGCCgccattttcttcttctcttctgtTTCTCGTTTCCTTGCTTGTAAATCTTGAACAGAACAGAGTAAGATAATATCATGAATGCGGTGTCCTGGCCCTTGGAAGCATGTGTACGTTGTGGACTCATGtcccttttttaaaataaataaataaaattaaatacgTATTTTTTAATGgcgaaaatatataagtttttatttttcttcttatttcatAGTTAGATTACAACTCACGTACTATATCGGGCTAATAAGTAATCTAAGCCTGACCCGAATTAAGTGACAATCAATCTGAACTAAATTCAACCCAAACTTTAACTCAAAATATTCAATTCAAGTACAACTcaacctcatttttttaaactcgAGTTGAGTTCAAATTGTTCAAGTTAGATTCAAATTGATCAGGTTAAACTCGGATTAATCATGTTGAGTTCAAGTTGGTTGagttatataatttaaaatccacttataatatttttcaattttttttttaatcatttatataaaaagttaaatagttagaacaagaaaatgaatattattatatatgataatatgcattataaatattgtaaaaaattaaatcaggTTTGGGTTAGGCTCAAAGTTATCTAAACCTTAAACTGAGTCTAATCCAAATTGAgttcaagttaaaaaaattctaactcaAACTCAACCTAAGTATTGAAAATGAATGTTCAAATTTACCCAAATGCCGAGTTGAGTTGGGGGAACCCATTCAAGTTGCACCCTTATTTATAGTAAAAtccaatatgaaaaaaaatatttttaaatactttcttGGAAGTAAACATGTTAAAATTGATGTATTTTACTTCATAAATCACTTAAGTGGATAAACATGactatcacattttttttaaataaataacatataatattattaatttataaaaattatatatgtaatgttaaatttatttaaagataattaaaaatgaaagtcAAAGATATATTGCCTCAGAATAAAATGACAAAGCTTAATTCTCCTTTTGTAAAGcaacaaatttagaaaaaaattaaaataaaagttggaTTAGTAACATAGAACTATATAAATTGGACCTACAAGTCTACAACCacttaagaataaaattttaaaattttaagaattagtatgattcaaaaatatttttttttgtttttaaaaatagaaaatgttaaataaataaatttcaaatcaaattatatttaaatacataaaatttattaatctataaacataatttgaaaattaaaaaccgAAGTCAATGACAttaaaaagttgattaaaactCATTTTGAATAACTTGGGTAGTTTCCTCTttacatttaataatatttttgtaaaatttttcaataggctaaataaaacttcaaatcaagtgaaatttaaatggtgtttggtaaatcaatttaataatttaatgttacttaataatttaattaaatacattaaatatattaagCATGTTCGGTAAAATAACTCAacattataatttaaaattatttttaatattaaatattaaatcaaaataattaacttattattatcTCAAATCCCTTTTTTCCTGTGCACATTAATGAGAgggtattttaaaattatgattatgtTGTAAATAAAGTGGTGAATGAGCACATTGAATTAAATATTAATGGttatttatgaactccatttactcatctttaagatgagtaatgggagttcatatggtgaagcctataaaaggcttttTACACCCCATGTAAGAAGCATCCAGAGAAAAAGAAGTTTTCACtattcctctcattctctctttcttattctctcgttctttcattctctcaacacttctcttctttgatttctttctcccctttatatgtattattaaagtaatatatagtcatctctacttttatttgagtcacatttattttcgttttacaacacgttatcagcacgaattgctTTAAAAGTAATTCTcatatcttaaacttgaagttatttatatagaataaaattttatatatttgtattattgttgatttgttttgttaaaggttataaacaaattatttgattttctttataatcaaagttataccaatgctatcaatttattattgattctaataatattgttttgtcatatatatgaagttatttgagaatgtcgaatctcacaaaactcgaatttgtggcacttgacatttcgggaaagaactatctacCTTGGATCCTTAATGCTGAAATACATGttgatgcaatgaaccttggagttgcgatcaaagaaggaaatcaagcatccctgcaggatcgcgtaaaagcattgattttcctttgccatcacctccatgaaggtttaaaaaatgagtatctttcTGTAAAGGACccttttactctatggagt
Above is a genomic segment from Vitis riparia cultivar Riparia Gloire de Montpellier isolate 1030 chromosome 14, EGFV_Vit.rip_1.0, whole genome shotgun sequence containing:
- the LOC117931451 gene encoding sec-independent protein translocase protein TATA, chloroplastic, which translates into the protein MAAALYLSSIPKPTQTLSFSSSHSNFFNPKSLVVARSRTRIRTQKRLTCTCLFGLGVPELVVIAGVAALVFGPKKLPEVGRSIGKTVKSFQQAAKEFETELKKEPASVTEAPVETPATLSEEKEKDVEVSSKKESL